From one Eulemur rufifrons isolate Redbay chromosome 23, OSU_ERuf_1, whole genome shotgun sequence genomic stretch:
- the C23H16orf46 gene encoding uncharacterized protein C16orf46 homolog encodes MDLCQKNETDIENSKNNEIQSTEETELTCTCPDERSEKNHVCCLLNISDITLEQDEKATEFSIGTGWEEAVQGWGRTSSTACIWPRKKLKKARVGESASSGCLVCVNLSQGSLEARPPTEAGTLEAGADTEAGLGKDRNSLSQTQESPQVSSTASREISKICFPTYIPGERKSVQIKEFILCTRDWAVPEAIRGKAPSSPGGGADRGLSISHALTPKALLVLPPLKPSLPSGLDVLGKKSKNFFLQSEEKVQSGESVEKDECVACAYRLKTVDRKGEKRPVELAKHLKDNGTLPFPSPVAQRTCLSADPQRCCLPCSLLPEKNLAFPPNPSNVRYLATLRLLQKQRVQNCKVKFKAKEPRPPVNTQKHVLTEAKQENRPQTLDTKVFPSPRALLPSLTVSRVVIPVATHRVL; translated from the exons ATGGATCTCTGTCAGAAAAATGAGACTGatatagaaaatagtaaaaataatgaaattcaaaGCACAGAAGAAACCGAACTCACCTGTACTTGTCCAGatgaaagaagtgaaaagaatcATGTTTGTTGTCTTCTCAATATCAGTGACATTACACTTGAACAAGATGAAAAAGCCACTGAGTTTAGCATCGGGACTGGATGGGAAGAAGCG GTCCAAGGCTGGGGAAGGACTTCTTCAACTGCCTGCATCTGGCCAAGGAAGAAACTAAAAAAGGCGAGGGTAGGAGAAAGTGCCAGCAGTGGCTGCTTAGTCTGTGTGAATCTCTCCCAAGGGAGCCTCGAGGCCAGGCCTCCTACAGAGGCTGGGACATTAGAGGCAGGGGCTGACACAGAGGCCGGCCTGGGGAAGGATCGGAACAGCCTCTCCCAGACCCAGGAGTCCCCCCAGGTCTCTAGCACTGCTTCCAGGGAGATTAGTAAAATCTGCTTTCCCACCTACATTcctggagagagaaaaagtgtGCAAATCAAGGAGTTTATTTTGTGCACACGAGACTGGGCCGTCCCTGAGGCCATTAGGGGCAAGGCCCCCAGCAGTCCCGGGGGCGGCGCTGACAGAGGGCTCTCCATCTCACATGCCCTGACCCCCAAGGCCCTCTTAGTTCTGCCCCCCTTGAAACCTTCACTCCCCAGTGGCTTGGATGTTCTGGGTAAGAAGAGTAAGAACTTTTTCTTGCAGTCAGAAGAGAAGGTGCAGTCAGGAGAGAGTGTGGAAAAGGATGAGTGTGTGGCTTGTGCATATAGATTGAAAACGGTTGACCGAAAAGGTGAAAAGAGACCTGTTGAGCTGGCCAAGCACCTTAAGGACAATGGCACgctgcccttcccttcccccgTGGCCCAGCGGACGTGCCTGTCGGCCGATCCCCAGCGGTGCTGCCTGCCCTGTTCCCTCCTGCCCGAGAAAAACCTGGCATTCCCTCCCAACCCCAGCAACGTGCGCTATCTCGCCACCTTGCGGCTTTTGCAGAAACAGAGAGTGCAAAACTGCAAAGTCAAATTCAAAGCCAAGGAGCCGAGACCTCCTGTGAACACCCAAAAGCACGTTCTCACAGAGGCCAAGCAGGAAAACAGGCCCCAAACACTGGACACCAAAGTGTTCCCAAGCCCAAGAGCTCTCTTGCCGTCCCTCACAGTGAGCAGAGTTGTCATTCCCGTCGCCACCCACAGGGTCCTCTGA